CGGCATCTGGGATACCAATGTCATCGATGCGCAGATCTACGGCGTGCCGTGGTATGTCGATACGCGACTGCTGTTTTATCGCCGCGATCTGCTTGCACAGGCGGGCATCAACACACCGCCGCAGAACTGGCAGGAATGGCGTTCGAGCCTGATTGCGATCAAAGCGTTGGTCGGGCCACAACGTTATTCGATCCTGTTGCCGTTGAACGAATTCGAACCACTGTTGGCACTGGCGATCCAGCAGGACGAACCGCTATTGCGCGACGGTGATCGCTATGGCAATTTTCGCAGCGCAGGTTTCAAGCGCGCACTGAGTTTTTATGTCGAGATGTTCCAAAATACCTGGGCGCCGACGATGACCAATACCCAGATCGCGAATGTCTGGAACGAATTCGGCCGCGGCTTTTATTCGTATTACATTTCCGGCCCATGGAACATCGGCGAATTCCAGCGTCGCCTGCCGCCGGAGCAACAGAAAACGTGGATGACAGCGCCGTTGCCTGGCCCAAATGGCCCGGGCGCCGGGCTCGCTGGCGGTTCGAGCCTCGTGATATTCCAGAACTCGAAACACAAGGAACTGGCGTGGCAGCTGATCGAATTTCTGTCCGATCCAGCGATCCAGTTGCGCTTCCATACCGATACCGGCGATCTGCCGCCGCGTCGTTCGACCTGGACCGATCCGGGTTTGAATAGCGACGTTTACGCGCACGCATTTCGCGATCAACTCGAACGCCTCAAGCCAACACCTAAAGTGCCGGAATGGGAAAGTATCGCTCAGCAAATTCGTCTAGTTGCCGAGCGCGCTGTGCATGGCGATTTGACGATCGATCAGGCCGCCGAACTGCTTGATCAACACACCGATGAAATCCTCGAAAAACGCCGCTGGATTCTCGATCGCGGAGCCAAGCCATGAAGGTCGAACGCGCCGCTTGGTGTTTTGTCGCGCCGGCATTGCTGGTGATCGGTCTGTTTTTTTTCGTGCCCGTCATTGCCGCGTTTGGCGCCAGCTTGACCGACTTCGATCTGTACGCCCTCGCCGACATTCGCAATTTGCGTTTTGTCGGTTTCGCCAACTATCAGCGCCTGCTGCAACTGCCGGAATTCTGGGATGCGCTCGGCCATACGTTGTATTTCGTCGCCGCCGGTGTGCCGTTGTCGATTTTTGCCTCGCTCACTGCGGCACTTTTGTTGAACTCGAAACTCGCGCGTTGCAAACCGTTTTTTCGCACAGCATTGTTCGCGCCGGTGGTCACCACGGTGGTGGCGATGGCAGTGATCTGGAATTATCTTTTCCACACGCGTTACGGTTGGGTCAACTACGCCTTGTCCAGCATCGGTGTGCATCCGATCGACTGGCTCGGCGATCCGCACTGGGCGATGCCGACTATCATCCTGTTCGCAGTGTGGAAAAATTTCGGCTACAACATGATCATCTTCATCGCTGGTTTGCAAAGCATTCCCGAGGATTTGTACGAAGCCGCGCGCATCGATGGCGCGTCGTACTGGCAGCAGTTTCGCTTCATCACGTGGCCGAGCCTGGCGCCAACATTATTGCTGGTCAGCATGTTGACGATGGCCGGTTATTTCCAGCTGTTTGCCGAACCATATGTGATGACCCAGGGCGGCCCGCTGCAGAGCACCGTCAGCGTTTTGTATTTCATGTATGACGAAGGTTTCAAGTGGTGGCGTGTTGGCTCGGCATCGGCAGTCGCGTTTCTGTTGTTCGTGCTGATGTTCATCGTTGCTACCCTGCAACTCTGGCTCGGCCGACGCGGAGGCAATACATGAAGCAGCCGATATTTGTCAGCGCCATGGTGAATGGTTTGCTGGTCGCGGTTGCAGCGATCACGCTGTTTCCGCTGCTGTGGATGCTCTCGGTTTCGTTGATGGCGCCCGGCGAAGCCAGCAATTACCCGCCGCCGTTATTGCCGGCCCATCCCA
The sequence above is drawn from the Pseudolysobacter antarcticus genome and encodes:
- a CDS encoding sugar ABC transporter substrate-binding protein, producing MRPKKPISVCRSSHWRFLSIALTLIYALLTACKSEQPQQQVIKFWTIGAEGDAVIKLLPEFERQHPGVHVDVQQIPLTAALEKLLTGVAGNATPDISQLGNTWLPELVMLQALEPLDARIAASNQVKRDDYFSGIWDTNVIDAQIYGVPWYVDTRLLFYRRDLLAQAGINTPPQNWQEWRSSLIAIKALVGPQRYSILLPLNEFEPLLALAIQQDEPLLRDGDRYGNFRSAGFKRALSFYVEMFQNTWAPTMTNTQIANVWNEFGRGFYSYYISGPWNIGEFQRRLPPEQQKTWMTAPLPGPNGPGAGLAGGSSLVIFQNSKHKELAWQLIEFLSDPAIQLRFHTDTGDLPPRRSTWTDPGLNSDVYAHAFRDQLERLKPTPKVPEWESIAQQIRLVAERAVHGDLTIDQAAELLDQHTDEILEKRRWILDRGAKP
- a CDS encoding carbohydrate ABC transporter permease, coding for MKVERAAWCFVAPALLVIGLFFFVPVIAAFGASLTDFDLYALADIRNLRFVGFANYQRLLQLPEFWDALGHTLYFVAAGVPLSIFASLTAALLLNSKLARCKPFFRTALFAPVVTTVVAMAVIWNYLFHTRYGWVNYALSSIGVHPIDWLGDPHWAMPTIILFAVWKNFGYNMIIFIAGLQSIPEDLYEAARIDGASYWQQFRFITWPSLAPTLLLVSMLTMAGYFQLFAEPYVMTQGGPLQSTVSVLYFMYDEGFKWWRVGSASAVAFLLFVLMFIVATLQLWLGRRGGNT